A portion of the Streptomyces coeruleoprunus genome contains these proteins:
- a CDS encoding FAD-binding oxidoreductase — MEPMRGFGTEAGAKGRGTSRRRLLGAGVAAVSGAVLTGAAAVSSASSATGAPGAAGAGRSAGKAAPGAPRAADWAALARGLDGSLVRPGDRDYDAARTLFNPRFDGVRPAGVAYCAGPQDVRECLEFARRHKVPVAVRSGGHSYTGWSSGPGLVVDVQRMASVALSGGTATIGAGAKLIDVYDRLTTKGRTVPAGSCPTVGVAGLALGGGIGVVSRAYGLTSDSLIGARIVTADGRARDVDARRDPDLFWALRGGGNAQFGVVTELRMRTHAAPECTTFFLSWPWARAAAVVREWQRWAPTAPDAIWANLHLAAPVGGRPGSVRVGGLALTSRTDLENRIDRLADAVGAAPRSASVRTRPFMDAMKVMGGVSGFTIAQAHQKGTLPGRTPQGRVARESYTARSDFYTRPIPADGIKALISRVEQLARLGGGGAGSIALDAMGGAVNRVRPGDTAFVHRDALFLAQYIISWPDQAAASTVARHRAWLDGTYDVMRPWASGQAYQNYTDPALRDWRKAYYGANIGRLAEVKKAYDPGRLFRHPHSF, encoded by the coding sequence ATGGAGCCGATGCGGGGGTTCGGGACGGAAGCCGGCGCGAAGGGGCGCGGGACGAGTCGGCGGCGGTTGCTGGGCGCCGGGGTCGCCGCAGTGTCGGGGGCCGTCCTGACCGGCGCGGCCGCGGTGTCGTCGGCGTCCTCCGCGACCGGAGCGCCGGGGGCGGCCGGTGCGGGCAGGAGTGCGGGCAAGGCCGCGCCCGGTGCGCCCCGCGCCGCCGACTGGGCGGCCCTGGCCCGTGGGCTCGACGGGTCGCTGGTGCGGCCCGGTGACCGTGACTACGACGCGGCGCGGACGCTGTTCAACCCCCGGTTCGACGGCGTGCGCCCGGCCGGTGTCGCCTACTGCGCCGGGCCGCAGGACGTACGGGAGTGCCTGGAGTTCGCCCGTCGGCACAAGGTGCCGGTCGCGGTGCGCAGCGGTGGGCACTCCTACACGGGCTGGTCGTCCGGGCCGGGCCTGGTCGTCGACGTGCAGCGGATGGCGTCGGTGGCGCTGAGCGGCGGCACCGCCACGATCGGGGCGGGTGCCAAACTGATCGACGTCTACGACCGGTTGACGACCAAGGGCCGGACCGTGCCGGCCGGGTCCTGCCCGACCGTGGGCGTCGCGGGGCTGGCGCTCGGCGGCGGCATCGGCGTGGTGAGCCGGGCGTACGGGCTGACCAGCGACAGTCTGATCGGCGCGCGGATCGTCACGGCCGACGGCCGGGCCCGGGATGTGGACGCCCGGCGCGACCCCGACCTGTTCTGGGCGCTGCGCGGCGGCGGCAACGCCCAGTTCGGCGTGGTCACCGAGCTGCGGATGCGGACCCATGCGGCGCCCGAGTGCACCACGTTCTTCCTCAGCTGGCCGTGGGCGCGGGCGGCGGCGGTCGTACGCGAGTGGCAGCGGTGGGCGCCCACCGCGCCGGACGCGATCTGGGCGAACCTGCACCTGGCGGCCCCGGTGGGCGGCCGGCCCGGTTCCGTACGGGTCGGCGGGCTGGCCCTGACCAGCCGTACGGACCTGGAGAACCGGATCGACCGGCTCGCCGACGCCGTCGGCGCCGCGCCCCGGTCGGCGTCGGTGCGCACCCGGCCGTTCATGGACGCGATGAAGGTGATGGGCGGCGTGTCGGGCTTCACCATCGCGCAGGCCCACCAGAAGGGCACCCTTCCGGGCCGCACCCCGCAGGGCCGGGTCGCCCGCGAGTCGTACACGGCCCGCTCGGACTTCTACACGCGCCCCATCCCGGCCGACGGGATCAAGGCGCTGATATCCCGGGTCGAGCAGCTGGCCCGGCTCGGCGGTGGCGGCGCGGGCAGTATCGCGCTGGACGCCATGGGGGGTGCGGTGAACCGGGTCCGGCCGGGCGACACGGCGTTCGTCCACCGCGATGCCCTGTTCCTGGCGCAGTACATCATCTCGTGGCCGGACCAGGCCGCCGCCTCGACGGTGGCCCGGCACCGGGCGTGGCTCGACGGGACGTACGACGTGATGCGGCCCTGGGCGAGCGGTCAGGCGTACCAGAACTACACCGACCCGGCGCTGCGGGACTGGCGCAAGGCCTACTACGGGGCGAACATCGGGCGGCTGGCCGAGGTGAAGAAGGCGTACGACCCCGGGCGGCTCTTCCGCCACCCGCACTCCTTCTGA
- a CDS encoding VOC family protein, protein MITTDFAPGSPCWLDLGAPDVAAAAEFYTSVFDWEFRSMGPEAENFGFFRQNGRNVAGLGPLTEEGARSAWMIYFCTRDADATTNAVRQAGGTVRVAPMDADGEGRMGQYTDPQGGQFAVWEPGRMKGLEAVDGPGTLTWVELMTTDAAAAKKFYGNLFDWQYQDMELPGGGGTYWMLTPAGLPEERMHGGLMELPADQLSLSGGRPYWHPVFGSADCDATVARVTSNGGTLRMGPEDAEGVGRLAVCADRAGAEFVVLQPVQG, encoded by the coding sequence GTGATCACCACTGACTTCGCCCCCGGCTCCCCGTGCTGGCTCGACCTCGGCGCGCCCGATGTCGCGGCGGCCGCCGAGTTCTACACCTCCGTCTTCGACTGGGAGTTCCGGTCCATGGGGCCCGAGGCCGAGAACTTCGGGTTCTTCCGGCAGAACGGCAGGAACGTCGCCGGGCTCGGGCCGCTCACCGAGGAGGGCGCCCGTTCCGCCTGGATGATCTACTTCTGCACGCGGGACGCCGACGCCACGACGAACGCCGTCCGGCAGGCGGGCGGGACGGTGCGGGTCGCCCCGATGGACGCGGACGGCGAGGGCCGGATGGGTCAGTACACCGACCCCCAGGGCGGGCAGTTCGCCGTGTGGGAGCCGGGCCGGATGAAGGGTCTGGAGGCGGTGGACGGGCCGGGAACGCTGACGTGGGTCGAGCTGATGACGACGGACGCGGCCGCCGCGAAGAAGTTCTACGGCAATCTGTTCGACTGGCAGTACCAGGACATGGAACTGCCGGGCGGAGGCGGAACGTACTGGATGCTCACCCCGGCCGGCCTGCCGGAGGAGCGCATGCACGGCGGGCTCATGGAGCTGCCCGCCGACCAGCTCTCCCTGTCCGGCGGCAGGCCCTACTGGCACCCGGTCTTCGGCTCCGCGGACTGTGACGCCACGGTCGCCCGCGTCACCTCGAACGGCGGCACCCTGCGGATGGGCCCCGAGGACGCGGAGGGCGTCGGGCGGCTGGCCGTGTGCGCCGACCGGGCCGGGGCGGAGTTCGTGGTGCTCCAGCCGGTTCAGGGCTGA
- a CDS encoding SpoIIE family protein phosphatase, which yields MDTPLRTFSESPEDPFALHRAATAVLDQRGTVVGWSALAEDLLGYRPRDVIGRAALDVLIDAADRPAARAAVAACERDRGWFGVLPVRRKGGRRVRMGFRARLVLRSGDGVEWFLVGSPADDVIQWEIDRSLLEGLFSRCPIGVSVYGPDLDILRVNRAIAGFGGAPAEAIRGLRMSDFLIAPDARTAERGLRSVLETGRPLIFTEQPCRLLTDPPGRERIVAVSAFRMEDPAGEVLGVTQLVEDVTDRERAQRRLALLNDASARIGTGLDVTRTAEELALVAVPGLADCVAVDLLEPVVRGEEPARNASGALYRAALRCVVPQAPRDALPAHDAVVFAPGTPQARCLSERRPVLEARAGGPAEGAGEPAGGAGRVAVAGAAGDLPVEGPPVGEVMGAGRPEEGGDAHSLMAVPLTARGVTLGVVSLWRTHRPEPFEEDDLTLAAEFAARAAVCIDNARRYTQQREAALSLQRSLLPADVPDHPAVEVAHRYLPAGGATEVGGDWFDVIPLSGARVALVVGDVVGHGVPAAATMGRLRTAVHTLACLDLEPDEVLSQLDDLVGRIAVEQEATERGAGAPIMGATCLYAVYDPISRRCALARAGHPPPAVVTPEGEVSLADVPAGPPLGLGGLPFETTELELAEGSLLALYTDGLLESGRQDVDERLRLLYAALRRPERDLDEICATVTRTVLPDRPTDDVAVLLARTRVLARDNVATWLLPKEATAAQRARRLTTSQLTAWGLEELAFTTELVVSELVTNAYRYAAGPVQLRLIRDTALICEVSDASTTAPHLRRARSTDEGGRGLFLVAQMTDRWGARYTREGKTVWTEQSLNGSAHVMGRLPQ from the coding sequence ATGGACACGCCGCTGAGGACGTTCAGTGAGAGCCCGGAAGATCCCTTCGCGCTGCACCGGGCCGCGACGGCTGTCCTCGACCAGCGGGGCACGGTCGTGGGCTGGAGCGCGCTGGCCGAGGACCTGCTCGGCTACCGGCCCAGGGACGTCATCGGCCGTGCGGCGCTGGACGTACTGATCGACGCGGCGGACCGGCCCGCCGCGCGGGCGGCGGTGGCCGCGTGCGAGCGGGACCGCGGCTGGTTCGGGGTGCTGCCGGTGCGCCGGAAGGGCGGGCGGCGCGTGCGGATGGGGTTCCGGGCGCGGCTCGTCCTGCGGTCGGGCGACGGCGTGGAGTGGTTCCTGGTCGGGTCGCCGGCGGACGACGTGATCCAGTGGGAGATCGACCGTTCCCTGCTGGAGGGGCTGTTCAGCCGCTGCCCCATCGGGGTGTCCGTGTACGGCCCGGACCTGGACATCCTGCGGGTGAACCGGGCGATCGCCGGCTTCGGCGGTGCGCCGGCGGAGGCGATCCGCGGGCTGCGCATGAGCGACTTCCTGATCGCGCCCGACGCGCGGACCGCCGAACGGGGCCTGCGGTCGGTGCTGGAGACCGGCCGGCCGCTCATCTTCACCGAGCAGCCGTGCCGCCTGTTGACCGATCCGCCGGGACGTGAACGGATCGTGGCGGTGTCGGCGTTCCGGATGGAGGATCCGGCCGGGGAGGTCCTGGGGGTCACCCAGCTGGTGGAGGACGTGACCGACCGGGAGCGGGCCCAGCGGCGGCTCGCGCTGCTGAACGACGCCAGTGCCCGGATCGGCACCGGCCTGGACGTGACGCGTACCGCCGAGGAGCTGGCGCTGGTGGCGGTGCCCGGCCTCGCGGACTGTGTGGCGGTGGATCTGCTGGAGCCGGTGGTACGGGGCGAGGAACCGGCACGGAACGCGTCGGGGGCGCTGTACCGGGCGGCCCTGCGCTGCGTGGTGCCGCAGGCGCCTCGCGACGCGCTGCCGGCGCACGACGCGGTGGTGTTCGCCCCCGGTACGCCGCAGGCGCGCTGCCTGAGCGAGCGGCGGCCCGTACTGGAGGCGCGGGCCGGGGGGCCTGCCGAGGGAGCCGGAGAGCCCGCCGGCGGAGCCGGAAGGGTTGCGGTGGCCGGGGCAGCAGGTGACCTGCCCGTCGAGGGCCCGCCCGTCGGGGAGGTCATGGGTGCCGGGCGGCCGGAGGAGGGCGGCGACGCGCACTCGTTGATGGCGGTGCCGCTGACCGCGCGCGGGGTCACGCTGGGCGTCGTGAGCCTGTGGCGGACGCACCGGCCGGAGCCCTTCGAGGAGGACGACCTGACGCTGGCGGCGGAGTTCGCCGCCAGGGCGGCGGTCTGCATCGACAACGCCCGCCGCTACACGCAGCAGCGGGAGGCGGCCCTGTCGCTGCAGCGGAGCCTGCTACCGGCGGACGTACCGGATCATCCGGCGGTCGAGGTGGCCCACCGCTATCTGCCCGCCGGTGGTGCCACGGAGGTGGGCGGCGACTGGTTCGACGTGATCCCGCTGTCGGGTGCGCGCGTCGCCCTCGTCGTGGGGGACGTGGTGGGGCACGGTGTGCCGGCCGCGGCGACGATGGGCCGGCTGCGCACGGCGGTGCACACGCTGGCGTGTCTCGACCTGGAGCCCGACGAGGTGCTGTCGCAGCTCGACGACCTCGTCGGCCGGATCGCGGTCGAGCAGGAGGCGACGGAACGGGGCGCCGGCGCACCCATCATGGGCGCCACCTGTCTGTACGCGGTGTACGACCCGATCTCGCGCCGCTGCGCCCTGGCGCGGGCCGGTCATCCGCCACCGGCGGTGGTCACGCCGGAGGGGGAGGTGTCCCTGGCGGACGTGCCCGCGGGTCCGCCGCTCGGCCTGGGCGGCCTGCCCTTCGAGACGACCGAGCTGGAGCTCGCGGAGGGCAGTCTGCTCGCCCTCTACACCGACGGCCTGCTCGAATCGGGCCGTCAGGACGTGGACGAGAGGCTGCGGTTGCTGTACGCGGCGCTGCGCCGGCCGGAGCGGGACCTGGACGAGATCTGCGCGACGGTGACGCGGACGGTCCTGCCGGACCGCCCGACCGACGACGTGGCGGTGCTCCTGGCCCGTACGCGTGTCCTGGCGCGGGACAACGTGGCCACGTGGCTGCTGCCCAAGGAGGCGACGGCGGCCCAGCGGGCGCGGCGGCTGACGACGTCGCAGCTGACCGCGTGGGGGCTGGAGGAGCTGGCCTTCACGACGGAGCTGGTGGTCAGCGAACTCGTCACGAACGCCTACCGTTACGCGGCGGGGCCCGTGCAGCTGCGGCTCATCCGGGACACCGCGCTCATCTGCGAGGTGTCCGACGCCAGTACGACCGCCCCGCATCTGCGGCGGGCCCGCAGCACCGACGAGGGCGGGCGCGGCCTGTTCCTCGTGGCGCAGATGACGGACCGGTGGGGCGCCCGGTACA